A region from the Candidatus Zixiibacteriota bacterium genome encodes:
- a CDS encoding peptide-N-glycosidase F-related protein, translating into MSGKFPKAKHILLYAFTLLFIFSNSCFSQEYSIEIFQKNDIHFSLDEPSKYATTEVLSADNGREIYSEKQLPTIGDQMRITAHVELNPIPKDEITVHDKWDRAGNIRLSKDGMADIEIVKFITSYGGHTVYNVDVSHLAALLQDKCVFKGFVDTWVSPAWKVDFSLKFEPIEDSTGEDIYIDYVYNPDWVEGIMFTEAYTSKEHGEKGVEIDVTVPDDMKCVVMNYFVSGHCTDGSGADEFIPKDNVIYVDDRIVYRFQPWRDDCRQFREINPYTRRWSDGYWSSDYSRSGWCPGDKVDPVQIDLSDYLKPGQHKIKFVIENVRPDDEKNNHGYWRISSHLLGWKKKANLIKW; encoded by the coding sequence ATGTCCGGAAAATTCCCAAAAGCCAAACATATCTTGTTATATGCCTTTACTCTTTTGTTTATTTTCAGTAACTCATGTTTTTCACAAGAATATTCAATTGAAATCTTTCAAAAAAACGATATCCATTTCTCACTCGATGAACCGTCAAAATACGCGACGACCGAAGTCCTCTCGGCCGATAACGGAAGAGAGATCTATAGCGAAAAACAACTCCCGACTATTGGCGATCAAATGAGAATCACCGCTCATGTCGAACTTAACCCGATTCCCAAAGACGAAATTACCGTGCACGATAAATGGGATCGAGCCGGAAATATAAGATTGAGTAAAGATGGGATGGCCGATATCGAAATTGTCAAGTTTATTACGTCCTACGGCGGGCATACTGTTTATAACGTTGACGTATCGCATCTGGCCGCGCTTTTGCAGGACAAATGCGTTTTCAAGGGATTTGTCGACACCTGGGTTTCGCCGGCCTGGAAGGTCGATTTTTCCCTGAAGTTTGAACCTATCGAAGATAGTACCGGGGAAGATATATATATCGATTACGTCTATAATCCTGACTGGGTGGAAGGCATCATGTTCACTGAGGCCTACACTTCCAAAGAGCACGGTGAAAAGGGCGTGGAAATCGATGTGACCGTCCCGGATGATATGAAATGCGTCGTAATGAATTATTTTGTCTCGGGACATTGCACTGACGGTTCGGGAGCCGATGAATTCATTCCCAAAGACAATGTTATCTACGTTGACGATCGAATCGTCTATCGGTTTCAACCCTGGCGCGATGACTGTCGTCAGTTTCGAGAAATAAATCCGTACACCCGCCGCTGGTCCGACGGTTACTGGTCGTCCGATTACAGTCGCAGCGGATGGTGCCCCGGCGACAAAGTCGATCCGGTTCAAATCGATCTGTCCGATTATCTCAAACCGGGTCAACATAAAATAAAATTCGTGATTGAAAACGTCCGCCCGGATGATGAGAAAAACAATCATGGCTACTGGCGAATATCCAGCCACCTGCTGGGATGGAAAAAGAAGGCTAACCTGATCAAGTGGTAA
- a CDS encoding amidohydrolase family protein: protein MNHFINLFMGSSARMTRKMGLIFFVLMTFVSIGSALSQTTPVIGIRDKTPDVKAFINAKIIVSPEKTIDSATMIIGNGKILDIGRDVKIPDEADIIDIKGKTIYPGFIETVSEYGLPKEKDGRSTGRRGSNPPKYEGDRIGGNAWNNAIHAEKNWGQSFRPSSDDSKQFLSMGFTMVQSAKLDGVFRGRSFVALLGDGLPNDLLIKPYGSHFASFAKGSSQQSYPGSLFGIIAMIRQTFYDIDWYQKAHQAYSQNNNQKMPEFNSAIEALRNLKNEKLIFEGDTGSQTILRSARIADEFGYDFVHITGGREYAWLDEVKNTGATLIVPLNFPKKPALENPLDGLDNSLYTLRHWETAPSNPARLESKNITFALTTHRLEKKKSFWENLRTAMKRGLTKEKAFAALTTIPAEICGVLDIAGTLEKGKMANFFICDGDIFEEECDIYSVWVAGKKNDITPFPVTEFSGEYDLTVNEQALTLILEGKPTGLSGKVQMDEWKEKIKNVSTERNFVSFSAIIDSVKDAGLSHFTGRKENDKITGKCTLPNGAFVDWSAIRIGDVPEEEPEADTTATDENKNDKPKKKGKKDKDKKEEFFAGFTYPNMAFGIESLPVQEDVLIKNATVWTAEDAGILESTDILVKDGKFAKIGQNLEAPSGVRVIDASGKHVTPGIIDDHGHIAASGDINEGTFAITPEVRIGDVVNPEDIAIYRQLAGGVTTVMCLHGSANPIGGQNQTMKLRWGSNAEEMKFKNAAPTIKFALGENVKQSNWGDNMRSRYPQSRMGVESIMRDVFQAAREYEQDWEKYNELSKKEKTRTIPPRKDIGLDAIVEVLNSRMMVHCHSYVQSETLMMMRLAEQFGFRIDVFVHILEGYKVADEMARHGAMATTFSDWWAYKFEVYDAIPYGGALMAEKGVNTSFNSDSRDVARRLNQEAGKAILYGGMAPEEAIKLITINPATHLGVDQYVGSIAEGKDADFSIWNEYPLSIYAKAEQTWIDGKKYFDIETDKKLREAVNSERNKLIQKILKSSKKGGGK from the coding sequence ATGAATCATTTTATCAATCTGTTTATGGGATCATCCGCCCGGATGACACGCAAAATGGGGCTGATATTTTTCGTACTGATGACTTTCGTGTCAATCGGATCGGCGTTATCACAGACAACGCCGGTAATCGGTATCCGTGATAAGACACCGGATGTGAAAGCGTTTATAAACGCAAAAATAATTGTATCTCCCGAAAAAACTATTGACAGCGCAACGATGATAATAGGAAACGGTAAGATCCTGGACATCGGCCGGGATGTCAAAATACCGGATGAGGCTGATATAATCGACATCAAGGGAAAAACAATTTACCCGGGATTTATTGAAACCGTTTCAGAATACGGGTTACCGAAGGAAAAAGACGGTCGTTCCACAGGACGGCGCGGATCAAACCCGCCCAAATATGAAGGCGACCGTATCGGTGGAAATGCTTGGAATAACGCCATCCATGCCGAGAAAAACTGGGGTCAGTCTTTTCGCCCGTCTTCTGACGATTCCAAGCAGTTTTTGTCGATGGGTTTCACGATGGTCCAATCGGCCAAACTCGACGGCGTATTTCGCGGTCGCTCATTTGTGGCGTTGCTCGGTGACGGCTTGCCCAATGATTTACTGATTAAGCCGTACGGCTCGCATTTCGCGTCGTTTGCCAAGGGCAGTTCACAGCAATCATATCCCGGCTCGTTATTTGGAATCATTGCCATGATTCGCCAGACATTTTATGATATTGATTGGTATCAAAAGGCGCATCAGGCTTATTCGCAGAATAATAATCAAAAGATGCCCGAATTCAATTCGGCAATAGAAGCATTACGCAATTTAAAAAATGAAAAATTGATATTTGAAGGCGACACCGGCAGTCAGACAATATTGCGCTCGGCTCGGATCGCCGATGAATTCGGATACGATTTTGTGCATATTACCGGTGGCCGAGAATATGCCTGGTTAGACGAAGTCAAAAATACCGGTGCGACCTTAATCGTCCCTCTTAATTTTCCCAAAAAACCCGCATTGGAAAATCCTCTCGACGGCCTGGATAATTCATTATATACTTTGCGTCATTGGGAAACAGCGCCTTCAAATCCGGCCCGGCTGGAATCAAAAAATATTACCTTTGCATTAACCACGCATCGCCTGGAGAAAAAAAAATCTTTCTGGGAAAACCTCCGCACCGCCATGAAGCGAGGCTTAACCAAAGAAAAGGCTTTTGCCGCCTTGACGACGATTCCCGCCGAAATTTGCGGTGTTTTGGATATTGCGGGTACTTTGGAAAAAGGAAAAATGGCTAACTTCTTCATTTGCGACGGTGATATCTTCGAAGAGGAATGCGATATATATTCAGTCTGGGTAGCCGGTAAGAAAAACGATATTACTCCTTTTCCGGTTACTGAATTTTCAGGCGAGTATGACCTGACAGTTAACGAACAAGCGCTGACGCTGATTCTGGAAGGGAAACCGACAGGGCTTTCCGGTAAAGTTCAAATGGATGAATGGAAGGAAAAAATAAAAAACGTCAGCACTGAACGTAATTTTGTTTCCTTCTCGGCTATTATTGACAGCGTTAAAGACGCGGGTTTATCGCATTTTACCGGTCGTAAAGAAAACGATAAAATTACCGGGAAGTGCACTTTGCCGAATGGAGCATTTGTTGATTGGAGCGCGATTAGAATAGGCGATGTCCCCGAAGAAGAACCGGAAGCTGATACAACAGCCACAGATGAGAATAAAAATGATAAACCGAAGAAGAAGGGCAAGAAAGACAAGGATAAAAAAGAAGAATTCTTTGCCGGTTTCACTTATCCCAACATGGCTTTCGGCATTGAGTCATTACCTGTTCAGGAAGATGTTCTAATAAAGAATGCCACGGTCTGGACCGCCGAAGATGCCGGTATTCTGGAAAGCACGGATATTCTCGTCAAGGACGGGAAATTCGCGAAAATCGGTCAGAATCTGGAAGCGCCTTCCGGTGTCAGAGTAATTGATGCCTCCGGAAAGCATGTTACTCCCGGAATTATCGATGATCATGGTCACATCGCGGCATCCGGCGATATTAATGAGGGTACTTTTGCGATAACTCCTGAAGTAAGAATCGGCGATGTTGTTAACCCCGAGGATATAGCGATATATCGTCAGCTGGCGGGAGGTGTAACAACGGTTATGTGCCTGCATGGTTCGGCCAATCCTATCGGAGGTCAAAATCAAACGATGAAGTTGCGCTGGGGCTCGAATGCAGAAGAAATGAAATTCAAAAACGCCGCTCCTACTATAAAATTTGCCCTCGGTGAAAACGTCAAGCAGAGCAACTGGGGCGATAATATGCGGAGCCGTTATCCTCAATCCCGGATGGGCGTCGAATCAATCATGAGGGACGTGTTTCAGGCGGCTCGCGAATATGAACAGGATTGGGAAAAGTATAATGAACTTTCCAAAAAAGAAAAAACGCGAACCATCCCGCCCCGCAAAGATATTGGTCTGGACGCAATTGTTGAAGTCTTAAATTCGAGGATGATGGTTCATTGTCATTCCTATGTTCAGAGCGAAACTCTGATGATGATGCGGCTGGCGGAACAATTCGGCTTCAGGATTGATGTCTTTGTGCATATCCTGGAAGGCTATAAAGTCGCCGATGAGATGGCCCGACATGGTGCTATGGCCACGACTTTCTCGGATTGGTGGGCATATAAATTCGAGGTTTATGATGCCATACCCTACGGCGGTGCTTTAATGGCCGAGAAAGGTGTTAATACGTCCTTCAATTCAGATAGTCGAGATGTGGCCCGGCGCTTAAATCAGGAAGCCGGGAAAGCAATCCTGTATGGAGGAATGGCTCCTGAGGAAGCCATCAAATTGATTACGATTAATCCCGCGACACATTTGGGAGTTGATCAATATGTGGGAAGTATCGCCGAAGGCAAGGACGCCGATTTCTCAATTTGGAACGAATACCCGCTTTCAATTTATGCCAAAGCCGAACAAACCTGGATTGACGGTAAGAAATATTTCGATATTGAAACCGATAAAAAACTGCGCGAGGCAGTCAACTCGGAAAGAAATAAATTGATACAAAAAATCCTGAAATCCTCTAAAAAAGGCGGAGGTAAGTAA
- a CDS encoding amidohydrolase family protein: protein MKTAYEIRGFIHSINMAKAMTIFLVVTVSFYVSVAAHDYVPGEKQSQPILLKGGNLHTISNGLMENTDILFENGRIANIGTNLTLPDNTEIIDVTGKEVYPGIIAPATNIGLTEIGAVRATNDTREIGMINPNVKSRIAYNPDSEIIPSVRAHGITTALIVPGGSVIAGISSLINLDGWTVEDAAEKIDLGLHLNWPGVLSGGGRFGRRQDPGKIRERQIQARENIYQMFRDARAYYNARQTDADMKIDERWEAMMPVFSEGMPVFISANDYRQIEQAVSFSKEFGLKMILVGGGDAWMCTDLLKENDVPVITRSAEGRPMRADEAYDMAFTLPAKLAEGGVDFCIGQARGTGTRNLPFQAGRAAGNGLSKEEALRAITLSTAEILGVADDLGSLEVGKKATIVVSEGDIMDMVTQNVVLEFIEGRKVDLNNKHKELYEKYRQKSLN, encoded by the coding sequence ATGAAAACAGCATACGAAATTAGAGGATTTATTCATTCCATTAATATGGCAAAAGCCATGACTATATTTTTAGTCGTGACCGTATCTTTTTATGTTAGCGTTGCCGCGCATGATTATGTACCGGGCGAAAAACAATCCCAGCCCATCCTTCTCAAAGGAGGCAATCTGCATACAATCAGCAATGGTCTCATGGAAAATACCGATATACTTTTTGAAAATGGACGAATCGCAAACATTGGAACAAATTTGACATTGCCTGATAATACTGAAATAATTGATGTGACCGGCAAAGAAGTCTATCCGGGAATTATCGCACCTGCCACCAATATCGGACTTACGGAAATCGGGGCCGTAAGAGCTACGAATGATACTCGCGAGATAGGTATGATTAATCCCAATGTCAAATCTCGCATCGCTTATAATCCGGATTCGGAGATTATTCCATCGGTCAGGGCTCATGGTATCACAACGGCCCTGATTGTGCCCGGTGGTTCGGTAATCGCAGGTATTTCCAGCCTGATAAATCTCGATGGCTGGACGGTCGAGGATGCCGCCGAAAAAATCGATCTCGGCTTACATCTTAATTGGCCCGGTGTATTGAGCGGGGGAGGACGATTCGGGCGCCGACAGGATCCCGGTAAAATACGCGAACGGCAAATTCAGGCCCGGGAAAATATATATCAAATGTTCAGAGACGCTCGCGCCTATTATAATGCCCGTCAAACCGATGCGGATATGAAGATTGATGAACGCTGGGAAGCGATGATGCCGGTTTTCTCTGAGGGAATGCCGGTCTTTATCAGTGCCAATGATTATCGACAGATTGAACAGGCCGTTAGTTTTTCAAAAGAATTCGGTCTCAAAATGATCCTGGTCGGAGGTGGGGATGCCTGGATGTGTACCGATTTACTAAAAGAAAATGATGTCCCGGTCATCACTCGTTCAGCCGAAGGCCGGCCTATGCGCGCAGATGAAGCCTACGATATGGCCTTCACCTTACCGGCTAAACTCGCCGAAGGCGGCGTTGATTTTTGCATTGGTCAAGCTCGCGGAACGGGCACGAGAAATTTGCCGTTTCAGGCTGGACGAGCGGCTGGTAACGGTCTTTCAAAAGAAGAAGCCCTGAGAGCTATTACTCTTTCTACAGCTGAGATCCTTGGAGTTGCCGATGATCTGGGTTCTCTCGAAGTCGGCAAGAAAGCGACCATTGTCGTATCCGAAGGTGATATTATGGACATGGTGACTCAAAACGTTGTCCTGGAATTTATCGAAGGCCGCAAAGTCGATTTGAACAATAAACACAAAGAACTTTACGAAAAGTACCGTCAAAAATCATTGAATTGA
- a CDS encoding ornithine cyclodeaminase family protein, giving the protein MSEKSILVLSSSDVESCLSMPDAIEAMRGAFVQLSSGKAIVPQRIHTKINEHDAMTLIMPVYLPSETKIGIKTVTVSNKNPEKGLPLIHALVTVFDAETGQPLAIMDGASLTAIRTGAASGLATNLLARKDTRVAAIIGAGRQGRKQLEAVCAVRNIEKVYIIDRNPNQSEKFIYDFKDKIEVDLVAADDMDRLCEVDIICTATNSSEPVFGDNNVSNGTHINGVGSYTPEMQEIPLDTVARSRIFVDSITSNLEEAGDIIIPLRHGIISEHDIVGEIGQVASGEIEGRKSDDEITFFKSVGNAVQDLAAASVVLKNACQLRLGTKIRL; this is encoded by the coding sequence ATGTCTGAAAAATCAATTTTAGTTTTATCGAGTTCCGATGTCGAATCTTGTCTGTCAATGCCGGACGCGATTGAAGCCATGCGCGGCGCTTTTGTTCAACTTTCATCGGGGAAGGCTATCGTGCCGCAAAGAATTCACACAAAAATAAATGAGCATGACGCCATGACTTTAATTATGCCGGTTTATCTCCCCAGCGAAACCAAAATCGGAATCAAAACCGTTACCGTTTCGAATAAGAATCCTGAAAAAGGATTGCCACTGATACATGCCCTGGTGACTGTATTCGACGCGGAGACGGGTCAACCGCTGGCCATTATGGATGGAGCGTCACTTACGGCCATCCGAACGGGCGCGGCGTCCGGATTGGCGACCAATTTGCTGGCTCGAAAAGACACACGAGTGGCTGCGATAATCGGCGCCGGAAGGCAGGGACGAAAGCAGCTTGAAGCAGTGTGCGCGGTAAGAAATATTGAAAAAGTATACATAATCGATCGCAACCCAAATCAATCCGAGAAATTCATTTACGATTTTAAGGATAAGATTGAGGTAGATTTAGTTGCGGCGGATGATATGGATCGCCTGTGCGAAGTAGATATAATTTGTACCGCCACAAATTCTTCCGAACCGGTTTTTGGAGATAATAATGTATCGAACGGAACTCATATTAACGGGGTCGGATCATACACGCCGGAAATGCAGGAGATTCCTTTGGATACAGTAGCCCGGTCAAGAATTTTTGTCGATTCGATTACTTCAAATCTGGAAGAGGCGGGTGATATAATAATTCCTCTCCGGCATGGAATTATATCAGAGCATGATATCGTAGGCGAAATTGGTCAGGTCGCATCAGGTGAAATTGAAGGTCGAAAATCAGATGATGAGATAACATTTTTTAAGTCGGTAGGAAATGCCGTGCAGGATTTGGCGGCAGCGTCGGTCGTTTTGAAAAATGCCTGTCAGTTGCGATTGGGAACGAAAATAAGGCTATAA
- a CDS encoding proline racemase family protein: MSTFPIQFSDWKPPDEWVKIKTVDAHTEGEPLRVIIAGYPELDGQTILERRRHALEKYDYLRTALMWEPRGHADMYGCIITPAVSPEADFGILFLHNEGYSSMCGHGIIAIAKVVLETGLMEIREPETVIRIDTPSGMVTSYAKIKNGNVESVRFHNVASYADTFDAEVEVPELGRVRYDLAFGGAYYAYVQAQDVGLTCLPQDHYELIRKGMMIKRAVMKSHRIEHPFEHDLNFLYGTIFIGPPEDNSSDSRNVCIFAEGEVDRSPTGTGVSGLMAIHYARGEIGLNEPYVIESIIGSKFTGRIIKETVFGPHKAVIPEVEGRAYITGVHEFVIDPDDPLKHGFILR; encoded by the coding sequence ATGAGTACATTTCCAATTCAATTCTCAGATTGGAAACCTCCGGACGAATGGGTCAAAATTAAAACTGTTGACGCTCACACCGAAGGCGAACCGTTGCGGGTAATAATAGCCGGTTATCCCGAACTGGACGGACAAACGATATTGGAAAGAAGGCGGCACGCACTTGAAAAATATGATTATTTGCGCACCGCCCTGATGTGGGAGCCGCGCGGCCATGCCGATATGTACGGTTGTATTATAACTCCCGCCGTATCGCCGGAGGCTGATTTCGGGATATTGTTTTTGCATAATGAAGGTTACAGCAGCATGTGCGGACACGGGATTATCGCTATAGCTAAAGTTGTCCTGGAAACAGGGTTAATGGAAATACGGGAACCGGAGACCGTTATCAGAATCGATACGCCTTCCGGTATGGTTACCTCGTACGCCAAAATAAAAAATGGAAACGTTGAAAGCGTTCGATTTCATAATGTCGCCTCGTATGCTGATACGTTCGACGCCGAAGTTGAAGTGCCCGAACTGGGTCGGGTTCGATATGATCTCGCTTTTGGGGGGGCTTATTACGCTTACGTTCAGGCACAAGATGTGGGATTGACTTGCCTGCCGCAAGATCATTATGAATTAATCAGAAAAGGAATGATGATCAAGCGGGCGGTTATGAAATCCCACAGAATTGAGCATCCATTTGAACATGATTTGAATTTTTTATACGGGACGATTTTTATTGGTCCGCCCGAAGACAATTCTTCCGATAGTCGTAATGTTTGTATATTCGCCGAAGGAGAAGTTGACCGCAGTCCGACCGGAACGGGCGTTAGCGGCCTTATGGCGATTCATTATGCCCGCGGGGAAATCGGTTTAAATGAACCGTATGTGATAGAGAGCATTATCGGCAGCAAATTCACAGGTCGAATAATCAAAGAGACTGTTTTCGGACCTCATAAAGCAGTTATTCCTGAAGTTGAGGGGCGGGCGTACATAACCGGAGTACATGAATTCGTAATTGATCCCGATGATCCTTTGAAACATGGATTTATTCTGCGATAG
- a CDS encoding DNA-3-methyladenine glycosylase I, translating to MKKRCAWAGDDPQMQTYHDEEWGVPLYDDQKLFEFLILEGMQAGLSWSTILKKRDNFRKAFDNFGASKIARYRGARIEKLMNDASIIRNRMKIKAAISGAIAYLKIQNEFDSFHKYIWQFVGGKPIVNKWKTLNEIPVFTPEAEVMSKDLKKRGFNFVGPTICYAFMQATGMVNDHTIDCFRYKQVLKWKRRSLE from the coding sequence ATGAAAAAAAGATGCGCCTGGGCCGGTGATGATCCTCAGATGCAAACCTATCACGACGAAGAATGGGGCGTCCCACTATACGATGATCAAAAACTCTTTGAGTTTTTAATTCTCGAGGGTATGCAGGCCGGACTAAGTTGGTCAACAATTTTGAAAAAAAGGGATAATTTTCGGAAAGCGTTCGATAATTTTGGCGCCTCTAAAATCGCCCGCTACCGCGGCGCACGAATCGAGAAATTGATGAATGACGCGAGCATCATTCGCAATCGGATGAAAATCAAAGCCGCCATTTCGGGAGCCATAGCCTATTTGAAAATTCAAAATGAGTTTGACTCCTTCCATAAATATATCTGGCAGTTCGTGGGCGGTAAACCGATTGTTAACAAATGGAAAACTCTCAATGAAATTCCGGTTTTCACCCCTGAAGCAGAAGTAATGAGCAAAGATTTAAAGAAACGCGGATTCAACTTCGTCGGGCCGACAATTTGTTATGCTTTTATGCAGGCAACCGGCATGGTCAATGACCATACTATAGATTGCTTTCGATACAAGCAAGTTTTGAAATGGAAGAGGCGATCATTGGAATAA
- a CDS encoding DUF2461 domain-containing protein yields the protein MKSKHNKLEFNGFHKDTISFLKNNRKKNDKKWFEENRMKYEEYVLTPFRNLVSGLSGTMLEIDPKIETSPNINKTITKMYRDTRFSKDKSLFKKNMWLVFKRNGKQWQDYPGFFFEIMSDDNMYRYGMGFYRASRDTMDRFRDQLEANPGAFKKVIAPFVRGKAFDLAGEEYKRSLSGDIPDWLQEWYQKKSFYLVQYRHPDSLLLSSRLAKYLNEQFLLLKPLYKFLQNIIDR from the coding sequence GTGAAAAGTAAACATAATAAACTGGAGTTCAATGGATTCCACAAGGATACCATATCTTTTCTCAAGAACAATAGAAAGAAAAATGACAAGAAATGGTTTGAAGAAAATCGCATGAAATATGAAGAATATGTATTAACGCCTTTCAGAAACCTGGTTTCAGGATTGAGCGGAACTATGCTTGAAATCGATCCCAAGATTGAAACCAGCCCGAATATCAATAAGACTATTACCAAAATGTACCGTGACACGCGTTTTTCAAAAGATAAATCTTTGTTCAAAAAAAACATGTGGTTGGTGTTTAAGAGAAACGGTAAACAATGGCAGGATTATCCCGGATTCTTCTTTGAAATAATGTCAGATGATAATATGTACCGTTATGGGATGGGGTTTTATCGAGCTTCGCGCGATACGATGGATCGATTTCGCGACCAATTGGAAGCTAATCCGGGGGCTTTTAAAAAGGTTATCGCCCCTTTTGTTCGCGGGAAAGCATTTGATCTTGCCGGTGAAGAATATAAACGGTCTTTAAGCGGGGATATTCCGGATTGGTTGCAGGAATGGTATCAAAAGAAGAGCTTTTACCTGGTTCAATATAGACACCCTGATTCATTATTGTTATCATCAAGGCTGGCGAAATATCTAAATGAGCAATTCCTGCTGTTGAAACCGTTATACAAATTTCTGCAAAACATCATTGATCGTTAG